In Niallia sp. FSL W8-0635, one genomic interval encodes:
- a CDS encoding ABC transporter permease, with translation MVGIKTDKKLRKVLNVWIPPLIVFVLFMLIWQYGTVLFQIPPYLLPKPTDILQASIENWENLRNAVTRTITASIIGFVFSVIGGVVAAILMASSKIMERSLYPYAILLQTIPIVAIAPIIVIWFGSGTNAIVIIAFTIGFFPMLSNTLVGLNATDRGMINLLTLYQASKWKIMWKVRIPFALPYIMAGLKISCTLAVVGAIVGEYIAGIGGGDGGLGYAITVASSRMETAYLFACGISASILGIVFFLLVNLLSKWILGSWHESEMKRDS, from the coding sequence ATGGTAGGGATAAAAACCGACAAAAAACTGCGCAAAGTATTAAATGTTTGGATTCCTCCATTGATTGTATTTGTATTGTTTATGCTTATTTGGCAATACGGTACTGTGCTATTTCAGATCCCTCCCTATCTATTGCCAAAACCAACAGATATTCTTCAGGCTTCAATCGAAAATTGGGAGAATCTTAGAAATGCCGTTACGCGAACGATTACTGCTTCCATCATTGGATTTGTATTTAGTGTAATTGGAGGTGTGGTTGCGGCGATATTGATGGCGAGTTCGAAAATTATGGAAAGAAGCTTATATCCATATGCTATTCTTCTCCAGACGATTCCGATTGTTGCGATTGCTCCGATTATTGTTATCTGGTTTGGCTCTGGAACTAATGCGATTGTTATTATCGCTTTTACAATTGGATTTTTTCCGATGCTATCGAATACACTAGTAGGCTTAAATGCAACAGATCGTGGCATGATCAATCTATTAACCTTATACCAGGCTTCTAAATGGAAGATTATGTGGAAGGTTCGCATTCCTTTTGCGCTTCCTTATATTATGGCAGGCTTAAAAATCTCCTGTACACTTGCCGTCGTTGGTGCCATTGTTGGGGAATATATCGCAGGCATTGGTGGAGGAGACGGTGGGCTAGGCTATGCCATCACAGTAGCATCCAGTCGAATGGAAACAGCCTATTTATTTGCCTGTGGAATCTCTGCCAGTATTCTAGGCATCGTATTCTTCCTATTGGTGAATCTATTATCAAAATGGATTTTGGGATCTTGGCATGAATCAGAAATGAAACGAGACAGCTAA
- a CDS encoding FAD-binding oxidoreductase yields MWLEKLIELVGKEKVIISESQRERLSKDYYWYSPVLFEELKDKVADCAVKPISIEEIKEIVTFAVANKVSVTIRGAGTGNYGQAIPLKGGIVLDLTKLDKLLELTESTVKVQAGMRLGALEKTLRKQGKELRIYPSTFMTSTVGGFLCGGSGGIGSIRWGNLWDGNIIGVTVMTFEGEPRIFEVVGEEMEDYIHNYGTTGIVLEAILPVEEKQEWTQHIISFPTFKEAVKFGDELAHNEAITKRLVSVCEWPIPSHFHSLKNVLQDDKSITMLEIEESCLKDLQLLVDKYSGTSDLIIPASNYHKGLKVSDFTWNHATLWAHKHGENMTYLQARFKVDQIFEQMDTLREKFGEEIQFHFEYIKIKGEITPASLPVILYQSKERLYEIIDFCRSIGVEINDPHTYLLGFGGYNLKMEQIMKKKQENDPFDLLNPGKIPVKQESEII; encoded by the coding sequence ATGTGGTTAGAGAAATTAATAGAGTTAGTTGGCAAAGAGAAGGTAATTATAAGTGAAAGTCAAAGAGAACGACTGTCAAAGGATTATTATTGGTATTCTCCTGTACTATTCGAAGAGCTAAAGGATAAAGTCGCAGATTGTGCTGTAAAACCAATCTCTATCGAGGAAATAAAAGAAATCGTCACCTTCGCAGTAGCTAATAAAGTGTCAGTAACGATTAGAGGAGCAGGAACCGGAAACTACGGGCAAGCGATCCCTTTAAAAGGCGGAATTGTTCTCGATTTGACGAAGCTAGATAAATTACTAGAACTGACGGAAAGCACCGTGAAAGTACAGGCAGGGATGCGTCTTGGTGCATTGGAGAAAACGTTGCGGAAACAAGGAAAAGAACTAAGGATATATCCTAGTACTTTTATGACATCAACCGTAGGAGGCTTCCTATGTGGTGGTTCTGGCGGAATTGGATCCATTCGTTGGGGCAACTTATGGGACGGCAATATTATTGGCGTTACAGTTATGACATTTGAAGGGGAGCCGAGAATCTTTGAGGTAGTAGGAGAGGAAATGGAAGACTACATACATAATTACGGGACTACGGGGATTGTATTGGAAGCAATTTTGCCAGTGGAAGAGAAGCAAGAGTGGACTCAACATATTATTTCCTTCCCCACTTTTAAAGAGGCTGTAAAATTTGGCGATGAGCTAGCACATAACGAAGCGATCACAAAGCGTCTTGTGTCTGTGTGTGAATGGCCGATTCCATCCCATTTCCATTCTCTAAAAAACGTCCTTCAGGATGATAAATCAATTACCATGCTGGAAATTGAAGAATCCTGTTTGAAGGACTTACAGCTTTTAGTGGATAAATATAGTGGGACTTCTGATTTAATAATCCCTGCAAGCAATTATCATAAAGGATTAAAAGTATCTGATTTCACATGGAATCATGCAACCCTTTGGGCCCATAAACATGGAGAAAATATGACATACCTGCAAGCGAGATTTAAGGTAGATCAAATTTTTGAGCAAATGGATACACTGAGAGAAAAATTTGGAGAAGAAATTCAATTTCATTTTGAGTATATCAAAATAAAAGGGGAGATTACACCGGCCTCTTTACCGGTTATCCTTTATCAATCAAAAGAAAGATTATATGAAATTATTGATTTTTGTAGAAGTATAGGCGTGGAAATCAATGATCCTCATACGTACTTGCTTGGCTTTGGTGGCTACAATTTAAAAATGGAACAAATCATGAAAAAGAAACAGGAAAATGATCCATTCGATTTATTAAACCCAGGTAAGATTCCTGTAAAGCAAGAATCAGAGATTATCTAA
- a CDS encoding ABC transporter ATP-binding protein translates to MANASVIEKQKQNLVNEAIVHLQNVNKVYPNGKTAVQNVSLDIKQGEFVSFVGPSGCGKSTIFKMISGLIEHTDGELTILGKSPRMAQKQSTDVSFVFQDATLLPWRNVMDNILLPLEFQNIPKKTKVEMAEKVLELVGLKDFRKALPRELSGGMKMRVSIARALVAKPKLLLMDEPFGALDEITRQNLQAELLKIWQKEQMTVLFITHNVFEAVYLSTKIAVMTPSPGKIENTVDVNLPFPRNAELRTSHHFSDIAAKVSHYLQF, encoded by the coding sequence ATGGCAAATGCCAGTGTGATAGAAAAACAAAAGCAAAATCTAGTAAACGAAGCTATTGTTCATTTGCAAAATGTTAACAAGGTTTATCCAAATGGAAAAACAGCTGTTCAAAATGTAAGTCTCGATATTAAACAAGGAGAGTTTGTTTCCTTTGTTGGACCGTCGGGGTGTGGGAAATCAACGATCTTTAAAATGATTTCGGGGTTGATTGAGCATACAGATGGAGAACTGACGATTCTAGGTAAAAGTCCGCGCATGGCTCAAAAGCAGAGTACCGATGTATCTTTCGTTTTTCAGGATGCAACCTTGCTGCCATGGAGAAATGTGATGGATAATATTTTGCTTCCTTTGGAATTTCAAAATATCCCGAAAAAAACAAAGGTTGAGATGGCGGAAAAAGTGTTGGAATTAGTAGGATTAAAGGATTTTCGCAAAGCCCTACCAAGGGAATTGTCAGGTGGAATGAAGATGAGGGTATCAATTGCAAGGGCCCTTGTCGCAAAACCGAAATTATTATTAATGGATGAGCCCTTTGGCGCTTTAGATGAAATAACCCGACAGAACTTGCAGGCAGAGCTGTTAAAAATATGGCAAAAAGAACAAATGACAGTCTTATTTATTACTCATAATGTGTTTGAGGCAGTCTATTTATCTACAAAAATTGCCGTAATGACACCTAGTCCAGGAAAAATAGAAAATACAGTCGATGTCAATCTGCCTTTTCCTAGAAATGCTGAATTGAGAACCTCCCATCATTTTAGTGATATAGCAGCAAAGGTTTCCCATTATTTACAATTTTAA
- a CDS encoding creatininase family protein, producing MLHGRYSGNAFEKRFLPRLTSREIELLDKENALVILPIGAVEQHGPHLPVYTDTLIGEGLLAEALNLIPEEDVWVLPSLPYGKSTEHLGLSGTITLSSATLQAVISDIAKSVSESGFNKLLLFNTHGGNHDLLNMMAREVRIETGMNVFRLNPDYSVISSLISEKEQKYGIHGGEVETSMVLALKEAWVDMELSPTEFVQLPENTQHLYLKGNSYFAWVMKDISSTGIAGDAASATIEKGEQILQLVSESFASAIKEMIRFDLQTIKGSM from the coding sequence ATGTTACATGGTAGATATAGTGGAAATGCATTCGAAAAAAGATTTTTGCCTAGATTAACCTCTAGAGAAATAGAACTGCTAGATAAGGAGAATGCCCTTGTTATTTTACCGATAGGTGCAGTAGAACAGCATGGACCGCATTTACCTGTTTATACAGACACACTAATTGGCGAAGGCCTTTTAGCTGAAGCGCTAAATCTTATTCCAGAAGAGGATGTTTGGGTGCTGCCATCTCTTCCATATGGTAAGAGCACAGAACATTTAGGTTTGTCAGGAACAATTACATTGTCGTCTGCAACTTTGCAGGCCGTTATCAGTGATATTGCCAAAAGTGTAAGTGAAAGTGGCTTTAATAAATTGCTTCTCTTTAATACCCATGGGGGAAATCATGATCTCCTTAATATGATGGCAAGAGAAGTACGAATTGAAACAGGGATGAATGTGTTCCGGTTAAACCCGGATTATTCTGTCATAAGCTCGCTCATTTCGGAAAAAGAACAAAAGTATGGAATTCATGGTGGAGAGGTAGAAACTTCCATGGTTTTGGCTTTAAAAGAAGCATGGGTGGATATGGAATTAAGCCCAACGGAGTTCGTCCAATTGCCAGAAAATACACAGCACTTATATTTGAAGGGCAACAGCTATTTTGCTTGGGTGATGAAGGATATTTCTTCGACTGGAATAGCAGGAGATGCAGCCAGTGCGACTATTGAAAAGGGCGAACAGATTCTTCAATTAGTGAGTGAAAGCTTTGCTAGTGCAATAAAGGAAATGATTCGTTTTGATCTTCAAACCATAAAAGGCTCCATGTAA
- a CDS encoding RQC-minor-1 family DNA-binding protein — protein MSVKTGRLAEEEIMAILRAADEIIANGGRTLLAKILKGAREKKVLQLELDRCPVYGFYKSEKLDEIMGKIDWMIDHDFLDIEYSGKLPMIIYTERGWYIESDQYTDELLNEWKEWMKEGKQDPDMSYLKGRNRNMILLLLEKVKESGDQSFIPYLELWEEVDYKKVREEIQTTIHVLNSNEPIDDTAAKERAESIKEALKGIEPHDLLLKCWTCGKRFTFTIGEQQFYKMKGLSLPKRCEKCRNERDYELFY, from the coding sequence ATGAGCGTTAAGACGGGGCGATTAGCTGAAGAAGAAATAATGGCCATATTGAGAGCGGCTGATGAAATTATTGCTAATGGAGGAAGAACGCTTCTTGCAAAAATTTTAAAGGGGGCTCGGGAGAAGAAGGTATTACAACTTGAGCTGGATAGATGCCCGGTCTATGGTTTTTATAAGTCAGAGAAGCTCGATGAAATTATGGGGAAAATTGATTGGATGATAGATCATGATTTTCTAGATATAGAGTATTCTGGGAAACTCCCAATGATTATTTATACAGAGCGAGGATGGTACATTGAGTCCGATCAATATACCGATGAACTTTTGAATGAGTGGAAGGAATGGATGAAAGAGGGGAAACAAGATCCTGATATGAGCTACTTAAAGGGTCGGAATCGAAACATGATTCTTTTGCTCCTAGAAAAAGTAAAAGAATCTGGTGATCAATCATTTATTCCTTATCTAGAATTATGGGAAGAAGTGGATTATAAAAAGGTACGAGAAGAAATTCAAACAACGATACATGTCTTAAATAGTAACGAGCCGATTGATGATACCGCTGCAAAGGAAAGAGCAGAATCAATCAAGGAAGCACTAAAGGGGATCGAGCCACATGATCTACTTTTAAAATGCTGGACATGTGGAAAACGGTTTACTTTTACAATAGGAGAGCAGCAGTTTTATAAGATGAAAGGTCTTTCATTACCGAAAAGATGTGAAAAGTGTCGGAATGAAAGGGATTATGAGTTATTTTATTAA
- a CDS encoding Ig-like domain-containing protein has protein sequence MKRNLVIKAIIMMLLFFSLASGSTGMIVHAASNTLKSGLYVVGKDLSPGLNKFTISSGTAELSVDHGKDFYIYEYLDSENYYNSNQFITNLKNGDRIEISLSDGSSSVRVESVSKIDLKKISNGFYEVGAAIPTGTYTLNFDNPADEYDMAFVDIYDKNDNLKDSNILAPEDNPYSYNFSKGDKVYVSYMIGTMSFTENIPKSITLNKSSLSLKMNQSVKLTATVNPSNATNKGITWSTSNAAVASVDAAGNVKAVKVGSATITATAKGNPSVKKSVKVTVSKVVPTSVKLSKSTLGITKNQTVKVTASVSPADAQDKTIQWKSSNTKVATVDSKGNIKGIANGKVTITATAKDNTKVSKIVTVTVSTKTLKTNKSSLSITEGKSEILKATISPSDSTDKTVSWKSSNTKIAKVDSKGKVTGVKKGTATITASVKGAKEVKVKVTITAPIAAKSVKLNKTSATVAKGKTLTLAATVSPSNTTNKTVKWKSSNTKVAKVDSKGKITAVGAGSAKITATTANGRTTAATITVPYVKSLSAGTWKAGKDLSAGRYKITTNNGSGNLIIGMGTDRFVNEILSSKQDDFGGVTTVTTDIKSGDSIKIEGLNSVQFTKVSNVKSNALHSGYWTVGKDINQGKYKITTPSGYGNLIISRGSSILVNEILSNKSDGYSVTSVTTTLKTGDRINIAGLNKVVFTKK, from the coding sequence ATGAAAAGGAATCTTGTTATTAAAGCAATTATTATGATGCTATTATTTTTTTCGCTAGCTTCAGGCAGTACAGGTATGATTGTGCATGCTGCATCCAATACGTTAAAAAGTGGGCTCTATGTTGTAGGAAAGGATTTATCTCCTGGATTAAATAAATTCACTATTTCCAGTGGAACAGCTGAATTATCCGTTGATCATGGAAAGGATTTTTATATTTATGAATATCTTGATAGTGAAAACTACTATAACTCTAATCAATTTATCACGAATCTGAAAAATGGAGATAGAATAGAAATCTCTCTATCTGATGGTTCTTCTTCCGTACGAGTCGAGTCTGTTTCAAAGATTGATCTAAAGAAAATTTCTAATGGCTTTTATGAAGTTGGTGCCGCTATACCAACTGGAACGTATACATTAAATTTTGATAATCCAGCAGATGAATATGATATGGCTTTTGTTGATATCTATGATAAAAACGATAATTTGAAGGACTCGAATATTCTAGCACCAGAAGATAATCCTTACTCTTACAATTTTTCTAAAGGAGACAAAGTGTATGTATCTTATATGATTGGCACGATGAGCTTTACAGAAAATATCCCGAAAAGCATTACTTTAAATAAATCAAGCTTATCTCTTAAGATGAACCAATCAGTGAAATTAACAGCCACTGTGAATCCGTCAAATGCCACAAATAAAGGAATCACCTGGTCGACAAGCAATGCCGCAGTAGCGTCAGTTGATGCAGCTGGGAATGTAAAAGCGGTCAAAGTAGGTAGTGCGACCATTACTGCAACTGCAAAAGGGAATCCGTCTGTGAAGAAGAGTGTTAAAGTTACGGTTTCAAAAGTAGTTCCAACTAGTGTGAAACTAAGCAAATCTACTTTAGGTATTACGAAGAATCAGACAGTAAAGGTAACGGCTAGCGTATCACCTGCTGATGCACAAGATAAAACTATTCAATGGAAAAGCTCCAATACAAAAGTGGCAACGGTAGATTCAAAGGGAAATATAAAAGGAATTGCGAATGGTAAAGTAACTATTACTGCCACTGCCAAAGATAATACAAAAGTATCAAAAATAGTAACAGTAACGGTTTCTACGAAAACATTAAAAACAAATAAAAGCAGCTTATCTATTACAGAAGGAAAGTCAGAAATACTGAAAGCTACTATTTCTCCTTCTGATAGCACGGACAAAACAGTAAGTTGGAAGTCTTCTAATACAAAAATTGCTAAGGTTGATAGCAAAGGAAAGGTTACTGGTGTTAAAAAGGGAACAGCAACTATTACTGCTTCTGTGAAAGGAGCTAAAGAGGTAAAGGTAAAAGTAACCATTACAGCGCCAATTGCTGCAAAATCAGTGAAGTTAAATAAGACTTCAGCTACTGTAGCTAAAGGAAAAACACTGACTTTAGCAGCTACTGTTAGTCCAAGCAACACAACAAATAAAACAGTAAAGTGGAAGTCTTCCAATACTAAAGTTGCGAAAGTGGATAGTAAGGGAAAGATAACAGCGGTAGGAGCAGGCTCAGCCAAAATTACGGCTACAACGGCTAATGGAAGAACTACTGCTGCTACGATTACAGTTCCCTATGTAAAAAGCTTAAGTGCTGGAACATGGAAAGCAGGAAAAGACTTATCCGCTGGTCGCTATAAAATTACTACCAATAACGGAAGCGGAAATTTAATCATCGGAATGGGTACTGATCGCTTTGTAAATGAGATTCTTTCAAGTAAACAAGATGATTTCGGTGGTGTTACTACCGTTACAACAGATATAAAAAGTGGTGATTCCATAAAAATCGAAGGATTAAACAGTGTACAATTTACGAAAGTATCAAACGTCAAATCAAATGCCCTTCATTCTGGATATTGGACGGTTGGCAAAGATATTAACCAAGGAAAATACAAAATTACAACACCAAGCGGATATGGGAATTTAATTATTTCCAGAGGCAGTAGTATACTAGTAAATGAGATTCTTTCAAATAAATCAGATGGATATTCCGTTACAAGTGTAACTACCACCCTTAAAACTGGAGATCGTATCAATATTGCAGGGTTGAATAAGGTTGTATTTACAAAAAAATAA
- a CDS encoding transposase, which produces MPRKRRIWYPGASFHITSRGIRRTSLFWDEEDREEYLRLLVEVMAKRPFILQTYCLMTNHIHLQIKTLQHSPSNIMQLLHFNYAKYFNKKYNFTGHVFESRYGSELITSARYELEVNRYIHLNPIRAGMINSLEEYPWSSYFDYIESKEGSFINSEQILAYFPEPQIEQYLQFLYARGKEADQYPI; this is translated from the coding sequence TTGCCTAGGAAAAGACGTATTTGGTATCCTGGTGCTAGTTTCCATATTACGAGTCGGGGTATTCGGCGGACTTCTTTATTTTGGGATGAGGAAGACCGAGAAGAGTATCTTCGATTGTTGGTAGAGGTAATGGCGAAAAGGCCTTTTATTCTGCAAACGTATTGTTTGATGACCAATCATATCCATCTCCAAATTAAAACTCTTCAGCATTCCCCAAGTAACATTATGCAACTCCTCCATTTTAACTACGCAAAATATTTCAATAAGAAATACAATTTTACAGGACATGTCTTTGAAAGTCGTTATGGATCTGAATTGATTACGTCGGCTCGATATGAATTAGAGGTGAATCGGTATATTCATCTAAATCCAATTCGAGCTGGTATGATTAATAGCTTAGAGGAGTATCCCTGGAGCAGTTATTTTGATTATATAGAGTCTAAGGAAGGAAGTTTTATAAATTCAGAACAAATTCTTGCTTATTTTCCTGAGCCACAAATCGAACAGTATCTTCAATTTTTATATGCGAGAGGGAAAGAAGCTGATCAATATCCAATCTAG
- a CDS encoding MFS transporter translates to MKNKATKVRYSVVFMLFITVIINYMDRSNISIAAPFITDELGLSSVTMGLIFSAFGWTYCLLQIPGGWALDKLGNRNTHAIGIAGFSLMTLLQGFASGFLGLFLLRVGLGVFEAPAFPTNSKVAASWFPENERARAISIYTSGQFIGLAFLTPTLIFFQQTFGWRGLFIATGIIGLVWSVLWFILYRDPSKSKKVNQAELDYIQAGDGFVENASDKANKPKIGKKDFATVLTSRKLWGIYIGQFAVSSTLWFFLTWFPTYLVEYRGLSFIKTGFLASLPFIAAFIGVLSAGFLSDILVKKGVSSNKARKTPIIAGLILSTSIIGANYVDSPALIVLFMSIAFFGNGFASITWVFVSLLAPKRLIGIAGGVFNFIGGTASIIIPIVIGFLVKGGSFAPALTFIACIALIGALSYIFLVGKVERVSERKEKDEVINAS, encoded by the coding sequence ATGAAGAACAAAGCAACAAAGGTTCGGTATAGTGTTGTATTTATGTTATTTATAACTGTTATTATTAACTATATGGATCGAAGTAACATTTCTATAGCAGCTCCATTTATTACAGATGAATTGGGATTAAGTTCCGTGACGATGGGGTTAATTTTTTCTGCTTTTGGTTGGACGTATTGTTTGCTTCAGATTCCTGGCGGCTGGGCTTTAGATAAATTGGGAAACCGAAATACACATGCCATTGGGATTGCGGGTTTCTCTCTCATGACGTTACTTCAAGGATTTGCAAGCGGTTTCCTAGGGTTATTTCTATTACGAGTAGGTTTGGGAGTGTTTGAAGCACCTGCTTTCCCTACAAACAGTAAGGTTGCAGCCAGCTGGTTTCCGGAAAATGAGCGAGCAAGAGCAATTTCCATTTACACTTCTGGACAATTTATAGGACTAGCATTTTTAACGCCAACACTTATTTTCTTTCAACAAACGTTTGGCTGGAGAGGCTTATTTATTGCTACTGGTATTATTGGGCTTGTATGGTCTGTTCTTTGGTTCATTCTTTATCGCGATCCAAGTAAAAGTAAAAAGGTTAATCAGGCAGAACTTGATTACATTCAGGCTGGAGACGGTTTTGTTGAGAACGCTTCAGATAAAGCGAATAAACCTAAAATTGGAAAGAAAGATTTCGCTACAGTCTTAACGAGTAGAAAACTATGGGGAATCTATATCGGTCAATTTGCTGTTAGCTCTACACTATGGTTCTTCTTAACTTGGTTTCCTACCTACTTAGTAGAGTATCGAGGATTATCTTTTATTAAAACAGGGTTTTTAGCATCTTTGCCATTTATTGCAGCGTTCATCGGTGTCCTTTCTGCAGGTTTCCTTTCTGATATCCTTGTGAAAAAAGGAGTTTCCAGTAATAAAGCAAGAAAAACTCCTATTATCGCTGGTTTAATATTGTCTACTTCTATTATTGGAGCCAATTATGTGGATAGTCCTGCCTTAATCGTATTGTTTATGTCTATTGCTTTTTTTGGTAACGGTTTCGCTTCTATTACATGGGTATTCGTGTCGCTTTTGGCGCCAAAACGATTAATCGGAATTGCTGGAGGGGTATTTAATTTCATTGGAGGAACTGCCTCCATAATTATTCCCATTGTCATTGGATTTCTAGTAAAAGGTGGTAGCTTTGCACCAGCACTTACATTCATTGCTTGCATAGCATTAATAGGAGCACTATCCTATATATTCCTAGTTGGAAAGGTAGAGCGAGTGAGTGAACGAAAAGAAAAGGATGAGGTTATTAATGCGTCGTAA
- the dgoD gene encoding galactonate dehydratase, with protein MKITGYELFTVQPRWLFLKIETDEGIVGWGEPVIEGKAATVKGAVEELMTYLIGKDPLRIEDHWNVMYRGGFYRGGPILMSAIAGIDQALWDIKGKYYDAPVYQLLGGACRDSIKVYSWIGGDRPSDTARAAKECVDKGFQAIKMNASEELQYIDSYEKVDKVLENVAAIRAAVGKNIGIGIDFHGRVHKPMAKVLAKALEEFNPMFIEEPVLPENNEALREIASLTAIPIATGERMFSRWDFKSLLNDGYVDIIQPDLSHAGGITECKKIISMAEAYDVAAAPHCPLGPIALAACLQVDATAHNAVIQEQSLGIHYNQGSDLLDYLKDPTVFSYEDGYVKIPQGPGLGIEVNEEFVREMTKTGHQWQNPIWRHRDGSVAEW; from the coding sequence ATGAAAATAACAGGATATGAATTATTTACCGTTCAACCGCGTTGGTTATTCTTGAAAATTGAAACAGATGAAGGAATTGTTGGCTGGGGAGAACCAGTAATTGAAGGAAAAGCGGCTACAGTCAAAGGTGCTGTAGAAGAATTAATGACTTATTTGATAGGTAAAGATCCATTAAGAATTGAAGATCATTGGAATGTAATGTATAGAGGAGGTTTTTATAGAGGCGGTCCAATTCTTATGAGTGCGATTGCTGGTATTGATCAAGCGCTTTGGGATATAAAAGGAAAATACTATGATGCACCTGTATATCAATTATTAGGCGGAGCATGTAGAGATTCCATCAAGGTCTACTCTTGGATTGGTGGGGATCGTCCAAGTGATACAGCAAGAGCGGCTAAAGAATGTGTAGATAAAGGGTTCCAAGCTATAAAGATGAATGCATCTGAAGAACTGCAATACATAGATTCATATGAAAAGGTTGATAAAGTACTAGAAAACGTAGCAGCTATCCGTGCAGCCGTTGGTAAGAATATAGGCATTGGTATTGACTTCCACGGCCGAGTGCATAAGCCAATGGCAAAAGTACTGGCTAAAGCTTTAGAAGAATTTAATCCAATGTTTATAGAAGAACCAGTATTACCCGAAAATAATGAAGCTTTAAGAGAAATTGCTTCCTTAACAGCTATTCCTATCGCAACAGGCGAGCGAATGTTTTCTAGATGGGATTTTAAATCATTATTAAATGATGGATATGTTGATATTATCCAGCCGGACTTATCCCATGCAGGTGGTATTACGGAATGTAAAAAAATTATAAGTATGGCAGAAGCTTATGATGTAGCAGCTGCACCACATTGTCCATTAGGGCCGATTGCATTAGCAGCTTGTTTACAAGTAGATGCAACTGCACATAATGCGGTTATCCAAGAACAGAGCTTAGGGATTCATTATAACCAAGGTAGTGATTTACTTGATTACTTAAAGGATCCAACTGTCTTTTCCTATGAAGATGGTTATGTGAAAATTCCTCAAGGCCCAGGACTTGGAATTGAGGTTAATGAAGAGTTTGTTCGTGAAATGACTAAAACAGGTCATCAATGGCAAAACCCAATATGGCGTCATCGTGATGGAAGCGTAGCAGAGTGGTAA
- a CDS encoding bifunctional 4-hydroxy-2-oxoglutarate aldolase/2-dehydro-3-deoxy-phosphogluconate aldolase: MSTLQQILDHKLIAIIRGATPKDTLKIVQSLYEGGIRVVEITMNSPKALTSIERVVDEFGDKMAIGAGTVLDAESARSALLAGAQFILSPTYKEETIRMTKRYGAVSIPAAFTPTEILEAYESGGDIIKVFPATTLGPKFIKDIHGPLPQIPLLPTGGVDLNNVKEYLVAGAAGLGIGSSLVNTKKTINEEYLLELTEKSNKFTMLAQNY, encoded by the coding sequence ATGAGTACACTTCAACAAATTTTAGATCACAAATTAATTGCAATTATACGAGGGGCAACCCCTAAAGATACATTGAAAATTGTTCAATCCTTATATGAAGGTGGGATAAGAGTTGTAGAGATTACGATGAATTCGCCGAAAGCGCTCACATCAATTGAACGAGTGGTAGATGAATTTGGAGACAAAATGGCAATAGGCGCTGGTACTGTGTTAGATGCAGAATCTGCTCGAAGTGCACTTTTAGCTGGAGCCCAATTCATTTTATCCCCTACTTATAAAGAAGAAACAATTCGAATGACCAAAAGATATGGTGCAGTTAGCATTCCTGCCGCTTTCACACCAACTGAAATTCTGGAAGCTTACGAATCTGGGGGAGATATTATAAAGGTTTTCCCTGCTACTACTTTAGGTCCTAAGTTTATTAAGGATATTCATGGTCCATTGCCACAAATACCATTATTGCCAACTGGAGGTGTTGACTTAAATAATGTTAAAGAATATTTAGTAGCCGGTGCTGCAGGATTGGGGATTGGAAGTTCTTTAGTAAACACAAAAAAGACAATTAATGAAGAGTATTTATTAGAATTAACTGAAAAATCAAACAAGTTCACAATGTTAGCACAAAACTATTAA